The Echinicola rosea genome has a segment encoding these proteins:
- a CDS encoding DUF885 family protein — protein MAQSSELYEPIKTFQADRSALSRKYSNPLTEEYFERFGRLYGDWLKKVQQLDYAALSEDGKIDYLAFKNYLQKQQFFHEKAFAAYQEVADVKDFAKDLEAFYIFRRSAQKPDAKAIAKQFTTAEKAVQSKLGQLQEQAPYTSWQKADLAAEIIKELKATMEEAYLFYYDYDPDFTWWVKKPWEQLAAALEDYEKALKAHYENTIVKDDGSGIIGKPIGAEAIKKELEFELIPYTAQELIDEAERQFAYCEKEMLKASQELGYGEDWKAALEHVKNTYVPAGEWPGDVYDLAVEATEYVEKHDLITIPDLAKETWRTKMMSPEAQRVNPFFLGGEAIIISYPTSSMTEAEKLMSMRGNNPHFSRATVQHEIIPGHHLQGFMNQRHKPYRRMFYTPFWIEGWALYWELNLWDKNFPRNAADKVGMLFWRMHRCARIIFSLNYHLGNMTPQECIDFLVDKVGHEYANAEAEVRRSFEGNYGPLYQIAYMVGGLQFYALKAEMVDNGNLTEKEFHDFIMTQNTLPIELIRARIKGETLSKDHRTSWRFLD, from the coding sequence CACTTAGTGAAGATGGAAAAATCGATTATCTCGCTTTCAAGAATTACCTGCAAAAGCAGCAGTTTTTTCACGAAAAAGCATTTGCAGCCTATCAAGAAGTGGCAGATGTAAAGGATTTTGCAAAGGATTTGGAGGCATTTTATATTTTCAGGAGAAGTGCCCAAAAACCAGATGCCAAGGCCATCGCCAAGCAGTTTACCACCGCCGAGAAAGCAGTCCAATCGAAACTGGGGCAACTTCAGGAGCAAGCTCCCTATACCAGTTGGCAAAAGGCAGATTTGGCCGCTGAGATCATCAAAGAGCTTAAAGCCACCATGGAAGAAGCCTACCTGTTTTACTATGATTATGATCCTGATTTTACATGGTGGGTAAAGAAGCCTTGGGAGCAATTGGCGGCTGCTCTGGAAGACTATGAGAAAGCACTAAAGGCCCACTATGAAAATACCATTGTCAAGGATGACGGCAGTGGTATCATCGGAAAGCCCATTGGTGCGGAAGCGATTAAAAAAGAACTTGAGTTTGAATTGATTCCCTATACCGCCCAAGAGCTTATCGATGAAGCCGAGCGGCAATTTGCCTATTGTGAAAAGGAAATGTTGAAAGCAAGTCAGGAACTTGGGTATGGAGAGGACTGGAAAGCCGCATTGGAGCACGTGAAAAACACCTATGTCCCTGCCGGTGAATGGCCCGGTGACGTCTATGACCTTGCCGTGGAAGCCACAGAATACGTAGAAAAGCATGACCTGATCACCATTCCTGATCTAGCCAAGGAAACCTGGCGAACCAAAATGATGAGTCCTGAAGCCCAAAGAGTCAATCCTTTTTTTCTGGGGGGAGAGGCGATCATCATCTCCTACCCTACCAGTTCCATGACCGAAGCTGAAAAACTCATGAGCATGCGTGGTAACAACCCGCACTTTAGCCGAGCCACTGTTCAGCATGAGATCATTCCGGGCCACCACCTGCAAGGTTTTATGAACCAGCGTCACAAGCCTTACCGAAGGATGTTCTATACACCTTTTTGGATTGAGGGATGGGCATTGTACTGGGAACTAAACCTTTGGGATAAAAACTTTCCTAGAAATGCAGCAGATAAAGTGGGCATGCTTTTTTGGCGTATGCACCGATGTGCACGGATCATCTTTTCGCTCAATTACCACTTAGGGAACATGACCCCGCAGGAATGCATTGATTTCCTTGTGGATAAAGTAGGCCACGAATACGCCAATGCCGAAGCTGAGGTGCGTAGATCCTTCGAAGGGAATTATGGTCCCCTTTACCAAATAGCCTACATGGTCGGTGGGTTGCAGTTTTATGCCCTCAAGGCCGAGATGGTGGATAATGGCAATTTGACAGAAAAGGAATTCCATGACTTCATCATGACGCAAAATACCCTTCCCATCGAACTGATTCGTGCACGGATCAAAGGAGAAACCCTATCTAAAGACCATCGCACAAGCTGGAGGTTTTTAGACTAA